From a region of the Dermatophagoides farinae isolate YC_2012a chromosome 3, ASM2471394v1, whole genome shotgun sequence genome:
- the LOC142597307 gene encoding uncharacterized protein LOC142597307 isoform X1: protein MRTIQRQMCTLLFRKHNLIWITDAHQWMNDLNPFTISSQSQSTLNEFIVNDFLSSSSLLSDEFDNTDFSPLLDNINTNLSSNTGENSNEFHSNMTNDNLILHSKNGSTMNSRPYESTSIGSVSSADISSPYSVPQPNSISSIASSSSTSCSVTPPSIISSSSQNQTANNFSQKSHLSSTLINNNKSSPVTSPMTSIGSIPGRCQSSSTSSCPSTPYSVGTTNPNTPQTQSQYGSSMKLFNNDVDSPAHLPLNPLFIHVKHEETSTNSPYSLQQTPNRNPTTSMSQKTLSIKHSPSTLDLQSANAIATTIDPFMPMSSNNSSTIVDKFNFDDDDCDKLLQSNSFPNNNNRITNYNAALSSRMETRFSGLSSYLDEMAQMSARHQPMQQHQQSTSTTELSYQQSDVNNHNVNDDGPSCNIRGSYNPISSLAAATLSSDSHANNNKSHNQYSPLLDPNLVFDPKLGEMRQRKKRGRPKKNSNSSSSSPQSSSLNSSLNQSPIDRTMPQSLSSISSMYDCSSPPTTTLTYDQRSRHHVNEDDDDRFEFSSLMQPKLQSSISGSDDLNSSASFSGNKQAVDPYAFPGNSNSLMDQRYHMSDSHYSLLASHHHHHHQQAYSNKTAGIGKRPRGRPRLNEATSANSNNTNSNKNGESNSKHSISKSLIQSLLAKSPSSSCGNSVDSLSWASLISRIPGLDHSLSSTSLSSATTVMKRGRGRPKSIKTILKEAKMAGLEIPSDVIKALMVNQQQRQRAHHSHQQHESTNYYSNQHHHESNHHRLSHSESSQNQHLHPSTSFHHHQSYSCPNQSERGLIPQHDQTNNIQSHRPQPPFSYHQYQSKQQQQSSSSSSWMDQQQQNSFSSLSENVIDNFNHHQQSILDEQYVQPTRINSQHSNVAITDSMLFSMNNNNNNKIIGQCETEIVKNPFDDLDDPLPTTSSSSNHLSIKSNDDDVEKVAPIRISLTKNSMFHCSSAATQSISTQQEQELQSQLMKRKRLNFSANPLSDNDDDNAVYSGDDDSNESSYSTPSSFYDDDDDDSYEDDRGSYVINKNGGNKRRKHQHNGNNFHFFMSKSSLNNSIHTDTSRKSNHFLKRQQYTLTGKPKFTESIMMDCLNTALINDNDDDINDELFNNLDFYEMMMMMMMMMITVL from the exons ATGCGCACAATTCAACGACAAATGTGCACGCTTCTTTTCCGCAAACACAATCTCATATGGATTACCGATGCTCatcaatggatgaatgatcTGAATCCATTTACTATATCATCTCAATCTCAGTCCACATTAAACGAATTTATTGTAAATGATTTCCTTTCCTCTTCATCATTACTTTCCGATGAATTCGACAATACTGACTTTTCGCCTTTACTCGATAATATCAATACAAATCTTTCGTCAAACACTGGtgaaaattcgaatgaatttcattcaaatatgaCCAATGATAATCTTATTCTTCATTCGAAAAATGGATCAACAATGAACTCAAGGCCATATGAATCCACATCTATTGGATCGGTTTCATCGGCCGATATATCGTCACCATATTCAGTACCACAACCTAATTCGATCTCATCAATagcctcatcatcatctacatctTGTTCAGTGACACCGCCATctattatatcatcatcttcacaAAATCAAACTGCAAATAACTTTAGCCAAAAATCACAtctatcatcaacattgatcaataacaataaatctTCGCCAGTAACATCACCAATGACCAGTATTGGAAGTATACCTGGCCgttgtcaatcatcatcaacatctagTTGTCCATCCACTCCATATTCAGTTGGCACAACCAATCCCAATACGCCACAAACACAATCACAATATGGTTCATCGATGAAATTGTTCaacaatgatgttgatagtCCAGCTCATTTGCCTCTTAAtccattatttattcatgttAAACATGAAGAAACATCGACAAATTCACCTTATTCTTTACAACAAACTCCTAATCGGAATCCTACAACAAGCATGTCGCAAAAAACATTGTCGATTAAGCATTCACCATCGACCTTGGATCTACAATCGGCAAACGCTATAGCAACGACCATCGATCCATTCATGCCAATGTCCAGTAACAATAGTAGCACAATTGTCgacaaatttaattttgatgacgatgattgtgATAAACTATTGCAGAGCAATAGTTTtcccaataataataatagaatcaCTAACTATAATGCTGCATTATCTTCACGTATGGAAACACGTTTTAgtggattatcatcatatctgGATGAAATGGCACAGATGAGTGCCCGACATCAACCAATGCAGCAACATCAgcaatcaacatcaacaacggAATTATCATATCAACAATCAGACgtcaataatcataatgtgaatgatgatggtcctTCATGCAATATTAGAGGATCATATAATcctatatcatcattggcaGCAGCTACATTGTCGTCTGATTCTCAtgccaacaataataaatcccATAATCAATATTCGCCCTTATTAGATCCAAATCTAGTATTCGATCCAAAATTAGGTGAAATGCGTCAACGTAAAAAACGTGGTCGACCGAAAAAGAATTCTAATTCATCCAGTTCATCAccgcaatcatcatcattgaacagTTCATTAAATCAATCTCCCATCGATCGTACAATGCCacaatcattgtcatcgatAAGTTCTATGTATGATTGTTCATCGCCACCTACAACGACATTGACATACGATCAACGAAGTCGACATCACGTtaatgaggatgatgatgatagatttgaattttcatcattgatgcaGCCTAAATTGCAGTCATCAATCTCTGGAAGTGATGATCTTAATTCATCTGCTTCCTTTTCAG GTAACAAACAAGCTGTCGATCCATATGCTTTTCCAGGAAACTCAAATTCTTTGATGGATCAACGCTACCACATGTCAGATAGCCATTACAGTCTTCTAgctagtcatcatcatcatcatcatcagcaagcCTATTCGAATAAGACAGCTGGAATCGGCAAACGTCCTCGTGGTCGACCTCGTTTAAATGAAGCCACAAGTGCCAATAGCAACAATACTAATAGTAATAAGAATGGTGAATCTAATTCCAAACATTcaatatcaaaatcattgattcaatcattattggctaaatcaccgtcatcatcatgcggTAACAGCGTTGATAGCTTATCATGGGCATCATTAATATCAAGAATACCCGGTCTAGATCATTCACTATCATCAACCTCGTTGTCATCGGCCACAACAGTTATGAAACGGGGCCGTGGTCGTCCAAAATCTATAAAAACAATACTAAAAGAAGCAAAAATGGCCGGTTTAGAGATTCCATCTGATGTAATTAAAGCATTGATggtcaatcaacaacaacgacaacgagcTCATCATTCACACCAACAACACGAATCAACCAATTACTATtccaatcaacatcatcatgaatcgaATCACCATCGACTTTCACATTCCGAATCTTCTCAAAATCAACATCTACATCCTTCAACTtcttttcaccatcatcaatcgtaTTCATGTCCAAACCAAAGTGAACGCGGGCTAATCCCTCAACatgatcaaacaaataacatTCAAAGTCATCGACCACAACCGCCTTTTTcctatcatcaatatcaatctaagcagcagcagcaatcatcatcatcatcatcatggatggatcaacaacaacaaaattctttttcatcattatctgaaAATGTCATagataatttcaatcatcatcaacaatcaatattgGATGAGCAATATGTCCAACCAACACGTATCAACTCGCAGCATTCTAATGTGGCAATTACGGATTCAatgttattttcaatgaacaataataataacaataaaattattggaCAATGTGAGACTGAAATTGTTAAAAATCCATTCGATGATCTTGATGATCCATTACCGACAACGTCCTCTTCATCGAATCATTTATCGATTAagtcgaatgatgatgatgtggaaaAGGTTGCACCTATCCGTATTTcattaacaaaaaattcaatgtttcattGTTCATCTGCGGCTACACAATCGATTTCAACGCAACAAGAACAAGAATTGCAATCACAATtaatgaaacgaaaacgTTTGAATTTCTCTGCAAATCCACTGAgcgacaacgatgatgataatgctgTTTATtcaggtgatgatgattccaatGAAAGTTCCTATTCAACTCCATCAAgtttctatgatgatgatgatgatgatagttatGAAGATGATCGTGGATCATAtgtgataaacaaaaatggtgGAAATAAACGGCgaaaacatcaacataatggtaataattttcatttttttatgtctAAATCATCTTTGAATAACAGTATTCATACAGATACCTcgagaaaatcaaatcatttccTTAAACGTCAACAATATACGTTAACTGGCAAGCCAAAATTTACcgaatcaataatgatggattGCCTAAATACAGCTTTAatcaacgataatgatgatgatatcaatgatgaacttttcaataatttggaTTTCtatgagatgatgatgatgatgatgatgatgatgataacagtgctttga
- the LOC142597307 gene encoding uncharacterized protein LOC142597307 isoform X2, with protein sequence MRTIQRQMCTLLFRKHNLIWITDAHQWMNDLNPFTISSQSQSTLNEFIVNDFLSSSSLLSDEFDNTDFSPLLDNINTNLSSNTGENSNEFHSNMTNDNLILHSKNGSTMNSRPYESTSIGSVSSADISSPYSVPQPNSISSIASSSSTSCSVTPPSIISSSSQNQTANNFSQKSHLSSTLINNNKSSPVTSPMTSIGSIPGRCQSSSTSSCPSTPYSVGTTNPNTPQTQSQYGSSMKLFNNDVDSPAHLPLNPLFIHVKHEETSTNSPYSLQQTPNRNPTTSMSQKTLSIKHSPSTLDLQSANAIATTIDPFMPMSSNNSSTIVDKFNFDDDDCDKLLQSNSFPNNNNRITNYNAALSSRMETRFSGLSSYLDEMAQMSARHQPMQQHQQSTSTTELSYQQSDVNNHNVNDDGPSCNIRGSYNPISSLAAATLSSDSHANNNKSHNQYSPLLDPNLVFDPKLGEMRQRKKRGRPKKNSNSSSSSPQSSSLNSSLNQSPIDRTMPQSLSSISSMYDCSSPPTTTLTYDQRSRHHVNEDDDDRFEFSSLMQPKLQSSISGSDDLNSSASFSGNKQAVDPYAFPGNSNSLMDQRYHMSDSHYSLLASHHHHHHQQAYSNKTAGIGKRPRGRPRLNEATSANSNNTNSNKNGESNSKHSISKSLIQSLLAKSPSSSCGNSVDSLSWASLISRIPGLDHSLSSTSLSSATTVMKRGRGRPKSIKTILKEAKMAGLEIPSDVIKALMVNQQQRQRAHHSHQQHESTNYYSNQHHHESNHHRLSHSESSQNQHLHPSTSFHHHQSYSCPNQSERGLIPQHDQTNNIQSHRPQPPFSYHQYQSKQQQQSSSSSSWMDQQQQNSFSSLSENVIDNFNHHQQSILDEQYVQPTRINSQHSNVAITDSMLFSMNNNNNNKIIGQCETEIVKNPFDDLDDPLPTTSSSSNHLSIKSNDDDVEKVAPIRISLTKNSMFHCSSAATQSISTQQEQELQSQLMKRKRLNFSANPLSDNDDDNAVYSGDDDSNESSYSTPSSFYDDDDDDSYEDDRGSYVINKNGGNKRRKHQHNDTSRKSNHFLKRQQYTLTGKPKFTESIMMDCLNTALINDNDDDINDELFNNLDFYEMMMMMMMMMITVL encoded by the exons ATGCGCACAATTCAACGACAAATGTGCACGCTTCTTTTCCGCAAACACAATCTCATATGGATTACCGATGCTCatcaatggatgaatgatcTGAATCCATTTACTATATCATCTCAATCTCAGTCCACATTAAACGAATTTATTGTAAATGATTTCCTTTCCTCTTCATCATTACTTTCCGATGAATTCGACAATACTGACTTTTCGCCTTTACTCGATAATATCAATACAAATCTTTCGTCAAACACTGGtgaaaattcgaatgaatttcattcaaatatgaCCAATGATAATCTTATTCTTCATTCGAAAAATGGATCAACAATGAACTCAAGGCCATATGAATCCACATCTATTGGATCGGTTTCATCGGCCGATATATCGTCACCATATTCAGTACCACAACCTAATTCGATCTCATCAATagcctcatcatcatctacatctTGTTCAGTGACACCGCCATctattatatcatcatcttcacaAAATCAAACTGCAAATAACTTTAGCCAAAAATCACAtctatcatcaacattgatcaataacaataaatctTCGCCAGTAACATCACCAATGACCAGTATTGGAAGTATACCTGGCCgttgtcaatcatcatcaacatctagTTGTCCATCCACTCCATATTCAGTTGGCACAACCAATCCCAATACGCCACAAACACAATCACAATATGGTTCATCGATGAAATTGTTCaacaatgatgttgatagtCCAGCTCATTTGCCTCTTAAtccattatttattcatgttAAACATGAAGAAACATCGACAAATTCACCTTATTCTTTACAACAAACTCCTAATCGGAATCCTACAACAAGCATGTCGCAAAAAACATTGTCGATTAAGCATTCACCATCGACCTTGGATCTACAATCGGCAAACGCTATAGCAACGACCATCGATCCATTCATGCCAATGTCCAGTAACAATAGTAGCACAATTGTCgacaaatttaattttgatgacgatgattgtgATAAACTATTGCAGAGCAATAGTTTtcccaataataataatagaatcaCTAACTATAATGCTGCATTATCTTCACGTATGGAAACACGTTTTAgtggattatcatcatatctgGATGAAATGGCACAGATGAGTGCCCGACATCAACCAATGCAGCAACATCAgcaatcaacatcaacaacggAATTATCATATCAACAATCAGACgtcaataatcataatgtgaatgatgatggtcctTCATGCAATATTAGAGGATCATATAATcctatatcatcattggcaGCAGCTACATTGTCGTCTGATTCTCAtgccaacaataataaatcccATAATCAATATTCGCCCTTATTAGATCCAAATCTAGTATTCGATCCAAAATTAGGTGAAATGCGTCAACGTAAAAAACGTGGTCGACCGAAAAAGAATTCTAATTCATCCAGTTCATCAccgcaatcatcatcattgaacagTTCATTAAATCAATCTCCCATCGATCGTACAATGCCacaatcattgtcatcgatAAGTTCTATGTATGATTGTTCATCGCCACCTACAACGACATTGACATACGATCAACGAAGTCGACATCACGTtaatgaggatgatgatgatagatttgaattttcatcattgatgcaGCCTAAATTGCAGTCATCAATCTCTGGAAGTGATGATCTTAATTCATCTGCTTCCTTTTCAG GTAACAAACAAGCTGTCGATCCATATGCTTTTCCAGGAAACTCAAATTCTTTGATGGATCAACGCTACCACATGTCAGATAGCCATTACAGTCTTCTAgctagtcatcatcatcatcatcatcagcaagcCTATTCGAATAAGACAGCTGGAATCGGCAAACGTCCTCGTGGTCGACCTCGTTTAAATGAAGCCACAAGTGCCAATAGCAACAATACTAATAGTAATAAGAATGGTGAATCTAATTCCAAACATTcaatatcaaaatcattgattcaatcattattggctaaatcaccgtcatcatcatgcggTAACAGCGTTGATAGCTTATCATGGGCATCATTAATATCAAGAATACCCGGTCTAGATCATTCACTATCATCAACCTCGTTGTCATCGGCCACAACAGTTATGAAACGGGGCCGTGGTCGTCCAAAATCTATAAAAACAATACTAAAAGAAGCAAAAATGGCCGGTTTAGAGATTCCATCTGATGTAATTAAAGCATTGATggtcaatcaacaacaacgacaacgagcTCATCATTCACACCAACAACACGAATCAACCAATTACTATtccaatcaacatcatcatgaatcgaATCACCATCGACTTTCACATTCCGAATCTTCTCAAAATCAACATCTACATCCTTCAACTtcttttcaccatcatcaatcgtaTTCATGTCCAAACCAAAGTGAACGCGGGCTAATCCCTCAACatgatcaaacaaataacatTCAAAGTCATCGACCACAACCGCCTTTTTcctatcatcaatatcaatctaagcagcagcagcaatcatcatcatcatcatcatggatggatcaacaacaacaaaattctttttcatcattatctgaaAATGTCATagataatttcaatcatcatcaacaatcaatattgGATGAGCAATATGTCCAACCAACACGTATCAACTCGCAGCATTCTAATGTGGCAATTACGGATTCAatgttattttcaatgaacaataataataacaataaaattattggaCAATGTGAGACTGAAATTGTTAAAAATCCATTCGATGATCTTGATGATCCATTACCGACAACGTCCTCTTCATCGAATCATTTATCGATTAagtcgaatgatgatgatgtggaaaAGGTTGCACCTATCCGTATTTcattaacaaaaaattcaatgtttcattGTTCATCTGCGGCTACACAATCGATTTCAACGCAACAAGAACAAGAATTGCAATCACAATtaatgaaacgaaaacgTTTGAATTTCTCTGCAAATCCACTGAgcgacaacgatgatgataatgctgTTTATtcaggtgatgatgattccaatGAAAGTTCCTATTCAACTCCATCAAgtttctatgatgatgatgatgatgatagttatGAAGATGATCGTGGATCATAtgtgataaacaaaaatggtgGAAATAAACGGCgaaaacatcaacataatg ATACCTcgagaaaatcaaatcatttccTTAAACGTCAACAATATACGTTAACTGGCAAGCCAAAATTTACcgaatcaataatgatggattGCCTAAATACAGCTTTAatcaacgataatgatgatgatatcaatgatgaacttttcaataatttggaTTTCtatgagatgatgatgatgatgatgatgatgatgataacagtgctttga
- the LOC142597307 gene encoding uncharacterized protein LOC142597307 isoform X3 yields MRTIQRQMCTLLFRKHNLIWITDAHQWMNDLNPFTISSQSQSTLNEFIVNDFLSSSSLLSDEFDNTDFSPLLDNINTNLSSNTGENSNEFHSNMTNDNLILHSKNGSTMNSRPYESTSIGSVSSADISSPYSVPQPNSISSIASSSSTSCSVTPPSIISSSSQNQTANNFSQKSHLSSTLINNNKSSPVTSPMTSIGSIPGRCQSSSTSSCPSTPYSVGTTNPNTPQTQSQYGSSMKLFNNDVDSPAHLPLNPLFIHVKHEETSTNSPYSLQQTPNRNPTTSMSQKTLSIKHSPSTLDLQSANAIATTIDPFMPMSSNNSSTIVDKFNFDDDDCDKLLQSNSFPNNNNRITNYNAALSSRMETRFSGLSSYLDEMAQMSARHQPMQQHQQSTSTTELSYQQSDVNNHNVNDDGPSCNIRGSYNPISSLAAATLSSDSHANNNKSHNQYSPLLDPNLVFDPKLGEMRQRKKRGRPKKNSNSSSSSPQSSSLNSSLNQSPIDRTMPQSLSSISSMYDCSSPPTTTLTYDQRSRHHVNEDDDDRFEFSSLMQPKLQSSISGSDDLNSSASFSGNKQAVDPYAFPGNSNSLMDQRYHMSDSHYSLLASHHHHHHQQAYSNKTAGIGKRPRGRPRLNEATSANSNNTNSNKNGESNSKHSISKSLIQSLLAKSPSSSCGNSVDSLSWASLISRIPGLDHSLSSTSLSSATTVMKRGRGRPKSIKTILKEAKMAGLEIPSDVIKALMVNQQQRQRAHHSHQQHESTNYYSNQHHHESNHHRLSHSESSQNQHLHPSTSFHHHQSYSCPNQSERGLIPQHDQTNNIQSHRPQPPFSYHQYQSKQQQQSSSSSSWMDQQQQNSFSSLSENVIDNFNHHQQSILDEQYVQPTRINSQHSNVAITDSMLFSMNNNNNNKIIGQCETEIVKNPFDDLDDPLPTTSSSSNHLSIKSNDDDVEKVAPIRISLTKNSMFHCSSAATQSISTQQEQELQSQLMKRKRLNFSANPLSDNDDDNAVYSGDDDSNESSYSTPSSFYDDDDDDSYEDDRGSYVINKNGGNKRRKHQHNVFIQIPRENQIISLNVNNIR; encoded by the exons ATGCGCACAATTCAACGACAAATGTGCACGCTTCTTTTCCGCAAACACAATCTCATATGGATTACCGATGCTCatcaatggatgaatgatcTGAATCCATTTACTATATCATCTCAATCTCAGTCCACATTAAACGAATTTATTGTAAATGATTTCCTTTCCTCTTCATCATTACTTTCCGATGAATTCGACAATACTGACTTTTCGCCTTTACTCGATAATATCAATACAAATCTTTCGTCAAACACTGGtgaaaattcgaatgaatttcattcaaatatgaCCAATGATAATCTTATTCTTCATTCGAAAAATGGATCAACAATGAACTCAAGGCCATATGAATCCACATCTATTGGATCGGTTTCATCGGCCGATATATCGTCACCATATTCAGTACCACAACCTAATTCGATCTCATCAATagcctcatcatcatctacatctTGTTCAGTGACACCGCCATctattatatcatcatcttcacaAAATCAAACTGCAAATAACTTTAGCCAAAAATCACAtctatcatcaacattgatcaataacaataaatctTCGCCAGTAACATCACCAATGACCAGTATTGGAAGTATACCTGGCCgttgtcaatcatcatcaacatctagTTGTCCATCCACTCCATATTCAGTTGGCACAACCAATCCCAATACGCCACAAACACAATCACAATATGGTTCATCGATGAAATTGTTCaacaatgatgttgatagtCCAGCTCATTTGCCTCTTAAtccattatttattcatgttAAACATGAAGAAACATCGACAAATTCACCTTATTCTTTACAACAAACTCCTAATCGGAATCCTACAACAAGCATGTCGCAAAAAACATTGTCGATTAAGCATTCACCATCGACCTTGGATCTACAATCGGCAAACGCTATAGCAACGACCATCGATCCATTCATGCCAATGTCCAGTAACAATAGTAGCACAATTGTCgacaaatttaattttgatgacgatgattgtgATAAACTATTGCAGAGCAATAGTTTtcccaataataataatagaatcaCTAACTATAATGCTGCATTATCTTCACGTATGGAAACACGTTTTAgtggattatcatcatatctgGATGAAATGGCACAGATGAGTGCCCGACATCAACCAATGCAGCAACATCAgcaatcaacatcaacaacggAATTATCATATCAACAATCAGACgtcaataatcataatgtgaatgatgatggtcctTCATGCAATATTAGAGGATCATATAATcctatatcatcattggcaGCAGCTACATTGTCGTCTGATTCTCAtgccaacaataataaatcccATAATCAATATTCGCCCTTATTAGATCCAAATCTAGTATTCGATCCAAAATTAGGTGAAATGCGTCAACGTAAAAAACGTGGTCGACCGAAAAAGAATTCTAATTCATCCAGTTCATCAccgcaatcatcatcattgaacagTTCATTAAATCAATCTCCCATCGATCGTACAATGCCacaatcattgtcatcgatAAGTTCTATGTATGATTGTTCATCGCCACCTACAACGACATTGACATACGATCAACGAAGTCGACATCACGTtaatgaggatgatgatgatagatttgaattttcatcattgatgcaGCCTAAATTGCAGTCATCAATCTCTGGAAGTGATGATCTTAATTCATCTGCTTCCTTTTCAG GTAACAAACAAGCTGTCGATCCATATGCTTTTCCAGGAAACTCAAATTCTTTGATGGATCAACGCTACCACATGTCAGATAGCCATTACAGTCTTCTAgctagtcatcatcatcatcatcatcagcaagcCTATTCGAATAAGACAGCTGGAATCGGCAAACGTCCTCGTGGTCGACCTCGTTTAAATGAAGCCACAAGTGCCAATAGCAACAATACTAATAGTAATAAGAATGGTGAATCTAATTCCAAACATTcaatatcaaaatcattgattcaatcattattggctaaatcaccgtcatcatcatgcggTAACAGCGTTGATAGCTTATCATGGGCATCATTAATATCAAGAATACCCGGTCTAGATCATTCACTATCATCAACCTCGTTGTCATCGGCCACAACAGTTATGAAACGGGGCCGTGGTCGTCCAAAATCTATAAAAACAATACTAAAAGAAGCAAAAATGGCCGGTTTAGAGATTCCATCTGATGTAATTAAAGCATTGATggtcaatcaacaacaacgacaacgagcTCATCATTCACACCAACAACACGAATCAACCAATTACTATtccaatcaacatcatcatgaatcgaATCACCATCGACTTTCACATTCCGAATCTTCTCAAAATCAACATCTACATCCTTCAACTtcttttcaccatcatcaatcgtaTTCATGTCCAAACCAAAGTGAACGCGGGCTAATCCCTCAACatgatcaaacaaataacatTCAAAGTCATCGACCACAACCGCCTTTTTcctatcatcaatatcaatctaagcagcagcagcaatcatcatcatcatcatcatggatggatcaacaacaacaaaattctttttcatcattatctgaaAATGTCATagataatttcaatcatcatcaacaatcaatattgGATGAGCAATATGTCCAACCAACACGTATCAACTCGCAGCATTCTAATGTGGCAATTACGGATTCAatgttattttcaatgaacaataataataacaataaaattattggaCAATGTGAGACTGAAATTGTTAAAAATCCATTCGATGATCTTGATGATCCATTACCGACAACGTCCTCTTCATCGAATCATTTATCGATTAagtcgaatgatgatgatgtggaaaAGGTTGCACCTATCCGTATTTcattaacaaaaaattcaatgtttcattGTTCATCTGCGGCTACACAATCGATTTCAACGCAACAAGAACAAGAATTGCAATCACAATtaatgaaacgaaaacgTTTGAATTTCTCTGCAAATCCACTGAgcgacaacgatgatgataatgctgTTTATtcaggtgatgatgattccaatGAAAGTTCCTATTCAACTCCATCAAgtttctatgatgatgatgatgatgatagttatGAAGATGATCGTGGATCATAtgtgataaacaaaaatggtgGAAATAAACGGCgaaaacatcaacataatg TATTCATACAGATACCTcgagaaaatcaaatcatttccTTAAACGTCAACAATATACGTTAA